A single window of Gadus morhua chromosome 22, gadMor3.0, whole genome shotgun sequence DNA harbors:
- the ago4 gene encoding protein argonaute-4 isoform X6, protein MEALGPGPPTPAPSPFQPPRRPGLGTVGKPIRLLANHFQVQIPKIDVYHYDIDIKPEKRPRRVNREVVDTMVRHFKMQIFGDRQPGYDGKRNMYTAHPLPIGRDRVDLEVTLPGEGKDQTFKVSLQWVCVVSLQMLLEALSGHLNEVPEDSVQALDVITRHLPSMRYTPVGRSFFSPPEGYYHPLGGGREVWFGFHQSVRPAMWNMMLNIDVSATAFYRAQPVIEFMCEVLDIQNINEQTKPLTDSQRVKFTKEIRGLKVEVTHCGQMKRKYRVCNVTRRPASHQTFPLQLENGQAMECTVAQYFKQKYSLQLKYPHLPCLQVGQEQKHTYLPLEVCNIVAGQRCIKKLTDNQTSTMIKATARSAPDRQEEISRLVKSNSMVGGPDPYLKEFGIVVHNDMTEVTGRVLPAPMLQYGGRVGSDSGRDCGRGLSPQNKTVATPNQGVWDMRGKQFYAGIEIKVWAVACFAPQKQCREDLLKSFTDQLRKISKDAGMPIQGQPCFCKYAQGADSVEPMFKHLKMSYVGLQLIVVILPGKTPVYAEVKRVGDTLLGMATQCVQVKNVVKTSPQTLSNLCLKINAKLGGINNVLVPHQRPSVFQQPVIFLGADVTHPPAGDGKKPSIAAVVGSMDGHPSRYCATVRVQTSRQDLSQEQLFSQEVIQDLTNMVRELLIQFYKSTRFKPTRIIYYRGGVSEGQMKQVAWPELIAIRKACISLEEDYRPGITYIVVQKRHHTRLFCSDKSERVGKSGNVPAGTTVDSTITHPSEFDFYLCSHAGIQGTSRPSHYHVLWDDNCFTADELQLLTYQLCHTYVRCTRSVSIPAPAYYARLVAFRARYHLVDKDHDSAEGSHVSGQSNGRDPQALAKAVQIHYDTQHTMYFA, encoded by the exons gcccgcCGACCCCGGCTCCCTCTCCGTTCCAGCCCCCCCGGCGGCCCGGCCTGGGCACGGTGGGGAAGCCCATCCGCCTGCTGGCCAACCACTTCCAGGTGCAGATCCCCAAGATCGACGTGTACCACTATGACATCGACATCAAGCCCGAGAAGCGGCCGCGGAGGGTCAAcag GGAGGTGGTGGACACCATGGTCCGCCACTTCAAGATGCAGATCTTCGGAGACCGGCAGCCGGGCTACGACGGGAAGAGGAACATGTACACGGCCCACCCGCTGCCCATCGGGAGAGACCGG GTGGACCTGGAGGTGACCCTGCCCGGCGAGGGGAAGGACCAGACCTTCAAGGTGTCCCTGCAGTGGGTGTGCGTGGTGAGTCTCCAGATGCTGCTGGAGGCCCTGTCGGGGCACCTCAACGAGGTCCCGGAGGACTCGGTGCAGGCCCTGGACGTCATCACGCGACACCTGCCCTCCATGAG GTACACTCCTGTGGGCCGCTCGTTTTTCTCCCCCCCAGAAGGCTACTACcaccccctggggggggggagggaggtgtggTTCGGTTTCCATCAGTCTGTCCGTCCTGCCATGTGGAACATGATGCTCAACATCGACG tgTCGGCCACGGCGTTCTACCGGGCCCAGCCGGTCATAGAATTCATGTGTGAGGTGCTGGACATCCAGAACATCAACGAGCAGACCAAGCCCCTCACGGACTCCCAGCGCGTCAAATTCACCAAGGAAATACGAG gtcttAAAGTGGAGGTCACACACTGCGGTCAGATGAAGAGGAAGTACCGTGTGTGCAACGTTACCCGCCGTCCTGCCAGCCACCAGac gttcccCCTGCAGCTGGAGAACGGCCAAGCCATGGAGTGCACGGTGGCCCAGTACTTCAAGCAGAAGTACAGCCTGCAGCTCAAGTACCCCCACCTGCCCTGCCTGCAGGTGGGGCAGGAGCAGAAGCACACCTACCTGCCCCTCGAG GTGTGTAACATTGTGGCCGGCCAGCGCTGCATCAAGAAGCTGACAGACAACCAGACGTCCACCATGATCAAAGCCACCGCCCGTTCTGccccagacagacaggaggagatcAGCCGACTG GTGAAGAGCAACAGCATGGTGGGCGGTCCCGACCCGTACCTGAAGGAGTTTGGCATCGTGGTGCACAACGACATGACGGAGGTGACGGGCCGGGTGCTGCCCGCGCCCATGCTGCAGTACGGGGGTCGCGTCGGCAGCGACTCGGGCCGGGACTGTGGCAGG GGACTCTCTCCGCAGAATAAGACGGTGGCCACGCCCAACCAGGGCGTGTGGGACATGAGGGGGAAGCAGTTCTACGCCGGCATCGAGATCAAAGTGTGGGCGGTGGCCTGCTTCGCGCCGCAGAAACAGTGCCGGGAGGACCTGCTGAA GAGCTTCACGGACCAGCTGAGGAAGATCTCCAAGGACGCGGGGATGCCCATCCAGGGCCAGCCCTGCTTCTGTAAATACGCCCAGGGGGCGGACAGCGTGGAGCCCATGTTCAAACACCTCAAGATGTCCTACGTGGGCCTGCAGCTCATCGTGGTCATCCTGCCCGGCAAGACCCCCGTCTATG cggaggTGAAGCGTGTGGGAGACACCCTGCTGGGAATGGCCACCCAGTGTGTCCAGGTGAAGAACGTGGTGAAGACCTCCCCCCAGACCCTGTCCAACCTCTGCCTGAAGATCAACGCCAAACTGGGGGGCATCAACAACGTCCTTGTGCCGCACCAGAG GCCCTCTGTGTTCCAGCAGCCAGTCATCTTCCTGGGGGCGGACGTCACGCACCCGCCGGCGGGCGACGGGAAGAAGCCGTCCATCGCGGCGGTGGTGGGCAGCATGGACGGACACCCCAGCCGCTACTGCGCCACTGTCCGCGTCCAGACGTCCCGGCAGGACCTGTCCCAA gAGCAGCTGTTCAGCCAGGAGGTGATCCAGGACCTGACCAACATGGTTCGGGAGCTCCTCATCCAGTTCTACAAGTCCACACGCTTCAAGCCCACCCGCATCATCTACTACCGGGGGGGCGTGTCCGAGGGCCAGATGAagcag gtGGCGTGGCCGGAGCTGATCGCCATCAGGAAGGCCTGCATCAGCCTAGAGGAGGACTACCGGCCGGGCATCACCTACATCGTGGTCCAGAAGCGCCATCACACCCGCCTCTTCTGCTCCGACAAGTCCGAGAGG GTTGGGAAGAGCGGGAACGTCCCGGCAGGAACCACGGTGGACAGCACCATCACACACCCGTCCGAGTTTGACTTCTACCTGTGCAGCCATGCAGGCATCCAG ggCACGAGCCGGCCCTCCCACTACCACGTCCTGTGGGACGACAACTGCTTCACGGCGGACGAGTTGCAGCTGCTCACCTACCAGCTGTGCCACACCTACGTGCGCTGCACCCGCTCCGTGTCCATCCCCGCGCCCGCCTACTACGCCCGGCTGGTGGCCTTCCGCGCACGCTACCACCTGGTGGACAAAGACCACGACAG tGCGGAGGGCAGCCACGTGTCGGGCCAGAGCAACGGCCGGGACCCCCAGGCGCTGGCCAAGGCGGTGCAGATCCACTACGACACCCAGCACACCATGTACTTCGCCTGA
- the ago4 gene encoding protein argonaute-4 isoform X3 — protein MEALGPGPPTPAPSPFQPPRRPGLGTVGKPIRLLANHFQVQIPKIDVYHYDIDIKPEKRPRRVNREVVDTMVRHFKMQIFGDRQPGYDGKRNMYTAHPLPIGRDRVDLEVTLPGEGKDQTFKVSLQWVCVVSLQMLLEALSGHLNEVPEDSVQALDVITRHLPSMRYTPVGRSFFSPPEGYYHPLGGGREVWFGFHQSVRPAMWNMMLNIDVSATAFYRAQPVIEFMCEVLDIQNINEQTKPLTDSQRVKFTKEIRGLKVEVTHCGQMKRKYRVCNVTRRPASHQTFPLQLENGQAMECTVAQYFKQKYSLQLKYPHLPCLQVGQEQKHTYLPLEVCNIVAGQRCIKKLTDNQTSTMIKATARSAPDRQEEISRLVSDGALLWTGVKSNSMVGGPDPYLKEFGIVVHNDMTEVTGRVLPAPMLQYGGRVGSDSGRDCGRGLSPQNKTVATPNQGVWDMRGKQFYAGIEIKVWAVACFAPQKQCREDLLKSFTDQLRKISKDAGMPIQGQPCFCKYAQGADSVEPMFKHLKMSYVGLQLIVVILPGKTPVYAEVKRVGDTLLGMATQCVQVKNVVKTSPQTLSNLCLKINAKLGGINNVLVPHQRPSVFQQPVIFLGADVTHPPAGDGKKPSIAAVVGSMDGHPSRYCATVRVQTSRQDLSQEQLFSQEVIQDLTNMVRELLIQFYKSTRFKPTRIIYYRGGVSEGQMKQVAWPELIAIRKACISLEEDYRPGITYIVVQKRHHTRLFCSDKSERVGKSGNVPAGTTVDSTITHPSEFDFYLCSHAGIQGTSRPSHYHVLWDDNCFTADELQLLTYQLCHTYVRCTRSVSIPAPAYYARLVAFRARYHLVDKDHDSAEGSHVSGQSNGRDPQALAKAVQIHYDTQHTMYFA, from the exons gcccgcCGACCCCGGCTCCCTCTCCGTTCCAGCCCCCCCGGCGGCCCGGCCTGGGCACGGTGGGGAAGCCCATCCGCCTGCTGGCCAACCACTTCCAGGTGCAGATCCCCAAGATCGACGTGTACCACTATGACATCGACATCAAGCCCGAGAAGCGGCCGCGGAGGGTCAAcag GGAGGTGGTGGACACCATGGTCCGCCACTTCAAGATGCAGATCTTCGGAGACCGGCAGCCGGGCTACGACGGGAAGAGGAACATGTACACGGCCCACCCGCTGCCCATCGGGAGAGACCGG GTGGACCTGGAGGTGACCCTGCCCGGCGAGGGGAAGGACCAGACCTTCAAGGTGTCCCTGCAGTGGGTGTGCGTGGTGAGTCTCCAGATGCTGCTGGAGGCCCTGTCGGGGCACCTCAACGAGGTCCCGGAGGACTCGGTGCAGGCCCTGGACGTCATCACGCGACACCTGCCCTCCATGAG GTACACTCCTGTGGGCCGCTCGTTTTTCTCCCCCCCAGAAGGCTACTACcaccccctggggggggggagggaggtgtggTTCGGTTTCCATCAGTCTGTCCGTCCTGCCATGTGGAACATGATGCTCAACATCGACG tgTCGGCCACGGCGTTCTACCGGGCCCAGCCGGTCATAGAATTCATGTGTGAGGTGCTGGACATCCAGAACATCAACGAGCAGACCAAGCCCCTCACGGACTCCCAGCGCGTCAAATTCACCAAGGAAATACGAG gtcttAAAGTGGAGGTCACACACTGCGGTCAGATGAAGAGGAAGTACCGTGTGTGCAACGTTACCCGCCGTCCTGCCAGCCACCAGac gttcccCCTGCAGCTGGAGAACGGCCAAGCCATGGAGTGCACGGTGGCCCAGTACTTCAAGCAGAAGTACAGCCTGCAGCTCAAGTACCCCCACCTGCCCTGCCTGCAGGTGGGGCAGGAGCAGAAGCACACCTACCTGCCCCTCGAG GTGTGTAACATTGTGGCCGGCCAGCGCTGCATCAAGAAGCTGACAGACAACCAGACGTCCACCATGATCAAAGCCACCGCCCGTTCTGccccagacagacaggaggagatcAGCCGACTGGTGAGTGACGGCGCCCTCCTCTGGACAGGG GTGAAGAGCAACAGCATGGTGGGCGGTCCCGACCCGTACCTGAAGGAGTTTGGCATCGTGGTGCACAACGACATGACGGAGGTGACGGGCCGGGTGCTGCCCGCGCCCATGCTGCAGTACGGGGGTCGCGTCGGCAGCGACTCGGGCCGGGACTGTGGCAGG GGACTCTCTCCGCAGAATAAGACGGTGGCCACGCCCAACCAGGGCGTGTGGGACATGAGGGGGAAGCAGTTCTACGCCGGCATCGAGATCAAAGTGTGGGCGGTGGCCTGCTTCGCGCCGCAGAAACAGTGCCGGGAGGACCTGCTGAA GAGCTTCACGGACCAGCTGAGGAAGATCTCCAAGGACGCGGGGATGCCCATCCAGGGCCAGCCCTGCTTCTGTAAATACGCCCAGGGGGCGGACAGCGTGGAGCCCATGTTCAAACACCTCAAGATGTCCTACGTGGGCCTGCAGCTCATCGTGGTCATCCTGCCCGGCAAGACCCCCGTCTATG cggaggTGAAGCGTGTGGGAGACACCCTGCTGGGAATGGCCACCCAGTGTGTCCAGGTGAAGAACGTGGTGAAGACCTCCCCCCAGACCCTGTCCAACCTCTGCCTGAAGATCAACGCCAAACTGGGGGGCATCAACAACGTCCTTGTGCCGCACCAGAG GCCCTCTGTGTTCCAGCAGCCAGTCATCTTCCTGGGGGCGGACGTCACGCACCCGCCGGCGGGCGACGGGAAGAAGCCGTCCATCGCGGCGGTGGTGGGCAGCATGGACGGACACCCCAGCCGCTACTGCGCCACTGTCCGCGTCCAGACGTCCCGGCAGGACCTGTCCCAA gAGCAGCTGTTCAGCCAGGAGGTGATCCAGGACCTGACCAACATGGTTCGGGAGCTCCTCATCCAGTTCTACAAGTCCACACGCTTCAAGCCCACCCGCATCATCTACTACCGGGGGGGCGTGTCCGAGGGCCAGATGAagcag gtGGCGTGGCCGGAGCTGATCGCCATCAGGAAGGCCTGCATCAGCCTAGAGGAGGACTACCGGCCGGGCATCACCTACATCGTGGTCCAGAAGCGCCATCACACCCGCCTCTTCTGCTCCGACAAGTCCGAGAGG GTTGGGAAGAGCGGGAACGTCCCGGCAGGAACCACGGTGGACAGCACCATCACACACCCGTCCGAGTTTGACTTCTACCTGTGCAGCCATGCAGGCATCCAG ggCACGAGCCGGCCCTCCCACTACCACGTCCTGTGGGACGACAACTGCTTCACGGCGGACGAGTTGCAGCTGCTCACCTACCAGCTGTGCCACACCTACGTGCGCTGCACCCGCTCCGTGTCCATCCCCGCGCCCGCCTACTACGCCCGGCTGGTGGCCTTCCGCGCACGCTACCACCTGGTGGACAAAGACCACGACAG tGCGGAGGGCAGCCACGTGTCGGGCCAGAGCAACGGCCGGGACCCCCAGGCGCTGGCCAAGGCGGTGCAGATCCACTACGACACCCAGCACACCATGTACTTCGCCTGA